From a region of the Lactuca sativa cultivar Salinas chromosome 4, Lsat_Salinas_v11, whole genome shotgun sequence genome:
- the LOC111910646 gene encoding probable BOI-related E3 ubiquitin-protein ligase 2 — MLGGSNTNSLVPIFLDENLFQYPSNQLQLFGNVPATHHVDPVNYSGREHNSPAFRPNKRSREADTNLMQKKLQISLNQNFYNEESDHPSNIPNPHTVSTGLKLSYDDEERNSSITSASGSMTGATPLMSSFGDSVTTELDRQNEELERYILLQGENMVKGVKDIRQRHMASFLTSISKGIDKKIREKDLEIEAINRKNKDLVERIKQVANEAQNWHYRAKYNESIANMLRANLQQALAQGNEQQIKEGFGDNTDLENDAVSSIDPNNYLGKFDNHNSNHNGVMICRACKVKEVCILVMPCRHLSLCKDCDSRGVNVCPVCQVVKSVGVEVYMS; from the exons ATGTTGGGAGGAAGCAACACCAATTCATTAGTCCCTATCTTTCTTGATGAGAACCTCTTTCAGTATCCTTCAAACCAATTGCAGCTATTTGGAAATG TTCCAGCCACACATCATGTTGATCCAGTAAATTATTCTGGTAGAGAGCATAACAGCCCTGCCTTTAGGCCCAATAAACGATCAAGAGAAGCTGATACTAATTTAATGCAGAAAAAGCTTCAGATATCATTGAACCAGAATTTTTATAATGAAGAATCTGATCACCCATCAAACATTCCAAACCCACATACTGTATCTACCGGTTTAAAATTATCATATGATGATGAGGAGAGAAACTCCTCAATCACTTCAGCAAGTGGAAGCATGACTGGAGCAACACCACTTATGTCTTCTTTTGGTGATAGTGTCACAACTGAACTTGATCGACAGAATGAAGAACTTGAAAGATACATTCTGCTTCAG GGAGAAAATATGGTGAAAGGAGTGAAGGACATACGACAGAGACACATGGCTTCATTCCTAACTTCCATCAGTAAAGGAATAGACAAAAAGATACGTGAAAAAGATCTTGAGATTGAAGCCATAAACCGTAAAAATAAGGATCTTGTGGAAAGAATAAAACAGGTGGCAAACGAAGCCCAAAATTGGCACTACAGAGCAAAATACAACGAATCAATAGCCAATATGTTGAGAGCAAATCTTCAGCAAGCATTAGCACAAGGAAACGAGCAACAAATAAAAGAAGGATTTGGTGATAATACGGATCTTGAAAATGATGCTGTGTCTTCTATAGATCCAAATAATTACCTTGGAAAGTTTGATAATCATAATTCTAATCATAATGGTGTTATGATATGCAGAGCGTGTAAGGTGAAGGAGGTGTGTATTCTTGTGATGCCATGTAGGCATTTGAGTTTGTGTAAAGATTGTGATAGTAGAGGTGTCAATGTTTGTCCTGTATGTCAAGTTGTGAAAAGTGTTGGTGTTGAAGTGTACATGTCCTAA